A part of Musa acuminata AAA Group cultivar baxijiao unplaced genomic scaffold, Cavendish_Baxijiao_AAA HiC_scaffold_820, whole genome shotgun sequence genomic DNA contains:
- the LOC135664240 gene encoding ATP synthase subunit alpha, chloroplastic, whose product MVTLRADEISNIIRERIEQYSREIKIVNTGTVLQVGDGIARVHGLDEVMAGELVEFQEGTIGIALNLESNNVGVVLMGDGLMIQEGSSVKATGRIAQIPVSEGYLGRVINALAKPIDGRGEISASESRLIESPAPGIISRRSVYEPLQTGLIAIDSMIPIGRGQRELIIGDRQTGKTAVATDTILNQKGQNVICVYVAIGQKASSVAQVVTTFREKGAMEYTIVVAETADSPATLQYLAPYTGAALAEFFMYRGQHTLIIYDDLSKQAQAYRQMSLLLRRPPGREAYPGDVFYLHSRLLERAAKSNSSLGEGSMTALPIVETQSGDVSAYIPTNVISITDGQIFLSADLFNAGIRPAINVGISVSRVGSAAQIKAMKQVAGKSKLELAQFTELEAFAQFASDLDKATQNQLARGQRLRELLKQSQSDPLAVEEQIATIYTGANGYLDPLEIGQVKKFLSQLRSYLKNNKPKFQEIISSTKTFTEEVEFLLKEAIQEQIELFLLQEQT is encoded by the coding sequence atggtaacccttcgagccgacgaaattagtaatattattcgtgagcgtattgaacaatatagtagagaaataaagattgtgaataccggtaccgtacttcaagtaggcgacggaattgctcgtgttcatggtcttgatgaagtaatggcaggtgaattagtagagtttcaagagggtacaataggcattgctctgaatttggaatcaaataatgttggcgttgtattaatgggtgatggtttgatgatacaagagggaagttccgtaaaagcaacaggacgaattgctcagatacctgtgagtgagggttatttgggtcgtgttataaatgctctggctaaacctattgatgggagaggtgaaatttcagcttctgaatctcggttaattgaatctcctgccccaggtattatttctagacgttctgtatatgagcctcttcaaacggggcttattgccattgattcgatgatccctataggacgcggtcagcgagaattaattattggggacagacagaccggcaaaacagccgtagccacagatacgattctcaatcaaaaaggtcaaaatgtaatatgtgtttatgtagctattggtcaaaaagcatcttctgtggctcaggtagtgactactttccgggaaaagggggcgatggaatatactattgtggtagccgaaacggcggattcacctgctacattacaatacctcgctccttatacgggagcggctctggctgagttttttatgtatcgtggacaacatactttaataatttatgatgatctctccaaacaggcacaagcttatcgccaaatgtctcttctattaagaagacctcccggtcgtgaagcttatccaggagatgttttttatttgcattcacgacttttggaaagagccgctaaatcaaattctagtttaggtgaaggaagtatgaccgctttaccgatagttgagactcaatctggagacgtttcagcttatattcctactaatgtaatttccattacagatggacaaatattcttatctgccgatctattcaatgctggaatccgacctgctattaatgtgggtatttccgtttccagagtaggatccgcagctcaaattaaagccatgaaacaagtagccggcaaatcaaaattggaactagcgcaattcacagagttagaagcctttgcacaattcgcttctgatctcgataaagctactcagaatcaattggcaagaggtcaacgattacgcgagttgcttaaacaatcccaatcagaccctctcgcagtggaagaacagatagctactatttataccggagcgaatggatatcttgatccgctagaaattggacaggtaaagaaatttctcagtcagttacgtagctacttaaaaaacaataaacctaaatttcaagaaattatatcttctaccaagacattcaccgaggaagtagaatttcttttgaaggaagctattcaagaacagatcgaactgtttttacttcaggaacaaacataa